Below is a genomic region from Pseudomonadota bacterium.
AGTGTCTCTCTAAGGATTACATCCTCAATTACCCTGTAGCAGAAGGCCTGTACATAATGGATGATGCCTCTAATCTTTCGCCTTTTAATCTCCCTTTTTATATCTGTGAGCCTTGCAAATATCCCGTAAGGATAGGTGTATCTGAGATACCTCTCCACAATACCTTTCGAAAAATAAGGAAGAGAAAATTGCCTCTGGGTTTCATTGTAAACAACATAGGCACCAAGACCCTCAATAAACTGGTAAAGGTCAAGAATCATAGGCGGCACGCCCATATACCCGACATTAATACCTTCTATCTCAGCCCTTTTTTTGACCCCATTTATAAAACCAGCCGACATGGTTCCATATCTTTTATAATCCCCCAGCATATCTGATGCCTGTACAAGCCAGAGATGATTTTCAGAACCTGTTACCCTTCTCTCCTTCCATGTCATCCGGTCAATTGATTCAAGCATCGACCTTACCCTCTCAATGCCCTCTTCTACCTTGTGGAGCGCCGTTTCATCCACAGAGAATGCTTCCATAAGCTTTTTGATTTCCCTTTTTAAAACCTTCCTGTCTCTATCATAAGGATAGGAAAACGGGATAGTCTTTATGCCCTTATACCTCAATATCTCTGCCAGTGCCTGGGTATTGCTGCAATCCCCTTCCATTACCGTTATCACTATGCCTATATTCTTCTCCATCACAACACCGTATATGCCCTTTATCCAGTTGCACATACTCTTGGGGAACCCATCCTTCTCCGCCCTTTCAATATAATGCATGGGGTTCTCATTGGTTATGAAAATATTGTTAAGATCGCAGGGGATATACCCCCCTGCAAACACAACCTCTACAGGTATTGTTGTTGTAAAACCGACTATTTCTCGCATAATCAGT
It encodes:
- a CDS encoding 2-hydroxyacyl-CoA dehydratase; its protein translation is MREIVGFTTTIPVEVVFAGGYIPCDLNNIFITNENPMHYIERAEKDGFPKSMCNWIKGIYGVVMEKNIGIVITVMEGDCSNTQALAEILRYKGIKTIPFSYPYDRDRKVLKREIKKLMEAFSVDETALHKVEEGIERVRSMLESIDRMTWKERRVTGSENHLWLVQASDMLGDYKRYGTMSAGFINGVKKRAEIEGINVGYMGVPPMILDLYQFIEGLGAYVVYNETQRQFSLPYFSKGIVERYLRYTYPYGIFARLTDIKREIKRRKIRGIIHYVQAFCYRVIEDVILRETLGVPVLTIEGDLPKVLDTRTKLRLEAFIEMLKGRA